In Leptospira hartskeerlii, a single window of DNA contains:
- a CDS encoding SMR family transporter, with protein MKLTVIIIFVVALFFNALANILIKASSLGDKTNTASGIEGLIKAFLHPVFFAGLASFGIALLGYRWVLGNGLKLSLAYPLFTSAGFIIVLVASAIFFKEELNWTQWTGIGLILAGVWLTSAEMFA; from the coding sequence ATGAAATTAACGGTGATAATCATTTTCGTAGTCGCATTATTCTTCAATGCTTTAGCAAATATTTTAATCAAGGCAAGTTCTTTAGGAGATAAAACAAATACGGCTTCCGGAATAGAAGGATTGATCAAAGCATTTTTACATCCGGTGTTCTTTGCTGGACTTGCTTCTTTCGGGATCGCGTTATTAGGTTATAGATGGGTTTTAGGTAATGGATTAAAATTATCTTTAGCTTATCCGCTCTTCACATCTGCAGGATTTATCATCGTGCTTGTAGCTTCCGCGATATTTTTTAAAGAAGAACTAAACTGGACCCAATGGACAGGGATAGGTTTAATACTTGCAGGCGTATGGTTGACCTCTGCGGAAAT